In the Caenorhabditis elegans chromosome X genome, one interval contains:
- the adm-2 gene encoding Disintegrin and metalloproteinase domain-containing protein adm-2 (Confirmed by transcript evidence): MTDTLDLKLSSRRQWNPVRCPVRLEVDGSAQTPTSLVQTALNNPSFDLVIAAPNGQNVYIPFTEDRKLFTANIADDPSTSSLISHCHFEGVTEDGRHALSLCDPGEITGLLMTQTNRFGLSTSNNGSFVLIPYVENNCDLGSLVHSSSRKKRQIGKQNTVIDRNPSYIREHLDGRKRFVELALVADYSVYTKYDSDEKKVNDYMQQTMNILNSLYFPLNIRITLVHSEIWKKGDQISVIPDSKETLNNFMEYKKIMLKDHFFDTGYLMTTLKFDEGVVGKAYKGTMCSYDYSGGIYVDHNNDTVETVATFAHELGHTFGMDHDPNDKDVCYCPMPRCIMNPQSGHMEVWSECSVKNLASGFNRGIDLCLFNEPGKKPSDAKCGNGIVEPGEECDCGPLKCDNHCCNGSTCKLIGEAECASGDCCDLKTCKPKPRATVCRAAIGICDLDEYCNGETNDCPADFFVQNAALCPGKENEFCYEGGCGSRNDQCAKLWGPTGKNGDENCYRKNTEGTFHGNCGTNAHTKEIKKCETENAKCGLLQCETQAERPVFGDPGSVTFSHSTVYSSLKRDDKKFCYVFKSAYGGLNAPDPGLVPDGAICGEEQMCIGQKCHKKEKISKVTAQCLDNCNFRGVCNNVGNCHCERGFGGIACEIPGYGGSVNSNEAYRFRGITLSSTFLVFFCLFGIFIGGLCVYYRVKRKRNLVSEWWSVVKKKFDLHGDLVPVRKAPPPPYAQRIRQSFTAMWGEDHSHVAVAQPAHPRNCYNSCCRQPPRFDPPSIPMVTLKNPNLASPTPLLNPAEKEEQNQERATHQHVELYPVAESFRSDSAASFNTRTGSFRPNVQPPPVPRPSDDVLSKLNEDLAKEKNAKFDRLNKTLPLPPPLPKEKPKTASSTSLRRNESIRPEQAPPPPPPAHAISETYTPYEATQSL, encoded by the exons ATGACCGACACACTTGATCTGAAGCTATCTAGTCGTCGTCAATGGAACCCGGTGAGATGTCCAGTTCGTCTGGAAGTCGACGGAAGTGCTCAAACTCCCACATCTCTAGTCCAAACAGCCCTCAATAATCCGTCATTCGACCTGGTGATTGCCGCGCCAAACGGTCAAAATGTGTACATACCGTTTACGGAAGATAG AAAACTATTCACCGCAAACATCGCCGACGACCCATCGACTTCATCTTTG atttcgcACTGCCACTTTGAAGGTGTAACCGAGGATGGACGGCATGCATTGTCGCTGTGCGATCCAGGAG aaatcacgGGACTTCTTATGACGCAAACCAATCGGTTCGGTCTTTCCACCTCCAACAACGGGTCTTTCGTTTTAATACCATATGTGGAGAACAATTGTG ATCTCGGCTCACTAGTCCATTCCTCGTCTCGGAAAAAACGTCAGATTGGAAAACAGAATACTGTGATAGATCGTAATCCATCATACATCAGGGAACATCTGGATGGGAGGAAGCGATTTGTCGAGTTGGCGCTGGTCGCCGACTATTCTGTG taTACCAAATATGACTCTGACGAGAAGAAAGTGAACGACTACATGCAGCAAACcatgaacattttgaactcG ctcTATTTTCCTCTCAACATCCGGATCACGTTGGTTCACTCTGAAATCTGGAAGAAGGGAGATCAAATTTCGGTGATTCCAGATTCAAAAGAGACGTTGAACAATTTTATGGAATACAAGAAGATTATGCTCAAGGATCACTTTTTTGACACTGGATACTTGATGAC AACTCTAAAATTTGATGAAGGTGTCGTAGGAAAAGCATACAAAGGAACAATGTGCTCGTATGATTATTCTGGAGGAATTTATGTG GACCACAACAATGATACGGTCGAAACAGTTGCGACTTTTGCTCACGAACTCGGCCATACATTTGGAATGGATCATGACCCGAATGACAAGGACGTGTGCTACTGTCCAATGCCACGATGCATCATGAATCCCCAATCTGGGCATATGGAAGTTTGGTCAGAATGTAGTGTAAAGAACTTGGCCAGTGGTTTCAATCGTGGTATTGACTTGTGTCTGTTCAACGAGCCCGGCAAGAAGCCAAGCGATGCAAAGTGCGGGAACGGAATCGTCGAGCCAGGCGAGGAGTGTGACTGTGGACCATTGAAGTGTGACAACCATTGCTGTAATGGCAGCACTTGTAAGCTTATCGGAGAAGCTGAATGTGCATCTGGAGACTGTTGTGACTTGAAAACTTGCAAGCCAAAGCCAAGAGCAACTGTGTGCCGAGCAGCAATCGGAATTTGTGATCTGGACGAGTATTGTAACGGAGAAACAAACGATTGTCCGGCagacttttttgttcaaaatgctGCATTGTGTCCAGGAAAGGAAAAT gaGTTCTGTTACGAAGGTGGCTGTGGTAGTCGAAACGATCAATGCGCAAAGTTATGGGGTCCTACTGGGAAAAATGGCGATGAGAACTGCTATCGTAAAAACACTGAAGGAACCTTTCATGGAAACTGCGGAACAAATGCTCACACCAAGGAGATTAAGAAATGTGAAACTGA aaacgcAAAATGCGGTCTGTTGCAGTGTGAAACCCAGGCTGAACGCCCAGTATTTGGAGATCCGGGTTCCGTCACATTTTCGCATAGCACAGTGTACTCCTCGTTGAAGCGTGATGACAAAAAGTTTTGCTACGTATTCAAATCTGCATATGGTGGCTTAAATGCTCCGGATCCGGGTCTTGTTCCAGATGGAGCAATTTGTGGTGAAGAACAG aTGTGCATTGGTCAAAAGTGTCATAAAAAGGAGAAGATCAGCAAAGTGACAGCCCAATGTTTGGACAACTGCAACTTCCGTG GAGTCTGCAACAATGTTGGAAATTGTCACTGTGAGCGGGGTTTTGGTGGAATCGCTTGCGAAATTCCGGGGTATGGAGGATCCGTCAACAGTAACGAAGCGTACAGATTCCGAGG AATTACACTGTCGTCGACATTCTTGGTATTTTTCTGcttgtttggaatttttatcggTGGTCTTTGTGTTTATTACAGAGTTAAACGGAAGCGAAATTTGGTCTCgga ATGGTGGAGTGTTGTCAAGAAGAAGTTTGATTTACACGGAGACCTCGTACCCGTTCGCAAAGCTCCTCCGCCACCCTATGCTCAACGAATTCG CCAAAGCTTCACTGCAATGTGGGGTGAAGATCATTCTCATGTGGCGGTCGCTCAACCGGCTCATCCTCGAAATTGCTACAACTCGTGCTGTCGTCAACCACCACGTTTTGATCCACCGTCAATTCCAATGGTTACTTTGAAGAATCCAAATCTTGCTAGTCCAACGCCATTGCTGAATCCAGCAGAGAAAGAAGAGCAAAATCAAGAAAGAGCAACGCATCAGCATGTGGAACTCTATCCAGTTGCGGAAAGTTTCAGAAGTGATTCGGCG GCTTCCTTCAACACGCGCACTGGATCCTTCCGTCCCAATGTACAACCACCGCCCGTTCCTCGACCGAGTGATGACGTACTGAGTAAACTGAATGAGGACCTGGCAAAggagaaaaatgcgaaatttgaTCGACT AAACAAAACGTTGCCACTGCCACCACCACTACCCAAggaaaaaccgaaaactgCAAGTTCTACGAGCCTGAGAAGAAATGAGAGTATACGACCCGAGCAggcaccaccaccacctccaccagcACATGCT ATTTCAGAAACCTACACTCCCTACGAAGCAACCCAAAGTCTCTGA
- the adm-2 gene encoding Disintegrin and metalloproteinase domain-containing protein adm-2 (Confirmed by transcript evidence) encodes MTDTLDLKLSSRRQWNPVRCPVRLEVDGSAQTPTSLVQTALNNPSFDLVIAAPNGQNVYIPFTEDRKLFTANIADDPSTSSLISHCHFEGVTEDGRHALSLCDPGEITGLLMTQTNRFGLSTSNNGSFVLIPYVENNCDLGSLVHSSSRKKRQIGKQNTVIDRNPSYIREHLDGRKRFVELALVADYSVYTKYDSDEKKVNDYMQQTMNILNSLYFPLNIRITLVHSEIWKKGDQISVIPDSKETLNNFMEYKKIMLKDHFFDTGYLMTTLKFDEGVVGKAYKGTMCSYDYSGGIYVDHNNDTVETVATFAHELGHTFGMDHDPNDKDVCYCPMPRCIMNPQSGHMEVWSECSVKNLASGFNRGIDLCLFNEPGKKPSDAKCGNGIVEPGEECDCGPLKCDNHCCNGSTCKLIGEAECASGDCCDLKTCKPKPRATVCRAAIGICDLDEYCNGETNDCPADFFVQNAALCPGKENEFCYEGGCGSRNDQCAKLWGPTGKNGDENCYRKNTEGTFHGNCGTNAHTKEIKKCETENAKCGLLQCETQAERPVFGDPGSVTFSHSTVYSSLKRDDKKFCYVFKSAYGGLNAPDPGLVPDGAICGEEQMCIGQKCHKKEKISKVTAQCLDNCNFRGVCNNVGNCHCERGFGGIACEIPGYGGSVNSNEAYRFRGITLSSTFLVFFCLFGIFIGGLCVYYRVKRKRNLVSEWWSVVKKKFDLHGDLVPVRKAPPPPYAQRIRQSFTAMWGEDHSHVAVAQPAHPRNCYNSCCRQPPRFDPPSIPMVTLKNPNLASPTPLLNPAEKEEQNQERATHQHVELYPVAESFRSDSAASFNTRTGSFRPNVQPPPVPRPSDDVLSKLNEDLAKEKNAKFDRLNKTLPLPPPLPKEKPKTASSTSLRRNESIRPEQAPPPPPPAHAKPTLPTKQPKVSEDAAATEEKVDVRSMAAIFDQKLKK; translated from the exons ATGACCGACACACTTGATCTGAAGCTATCTAGTCGTCGTCAATGGAACCCGGTGAGATGTCCAGTTCGTCTGGAAGTCGACGGAAGTGCTCAAACTCCCACATCTCTAGTCCAAACAGCCCTCAATAATCCGTCATTCGACCTGGTGATTGCCGCGCCAAACGGTCAAAATGTGTACATACCGTTTACGGAAGATAG AAAACTATTCACCGCAAACATCGCCGACGACCCATCGACTTCATCTTTG atttcgcACTGCCACTTTGAAGGTGTAACCGAGGATGGACGGCATGCATTGTCGCTGTGCGATCCAGGAG aaatcacgGGACTTCTTATGACGCAAACCAATCGGTTCGGTCTTTCCACCTCCAACAACGGGTCTTTCGTTTTAATACCATATGTGGAGAACAATTGTG ATCTCGGCTCACTAGTCCATTCCTCGTCTCGGAAAAAACGTCAGATTGGAAAACAGAATACTGTGATAGATCGTAATCCATCATACATCAGGGAACATCTGGATGGGAGGAAGCGATTTGTCGAGTTGGCGCTGGTCGCCGACTATTCTGTG taTACCAAATATGACTCTGACGAGAAGAAAGTGAACGACTACATGCAGCAAACcatgaacattttgaactcG ctcTATTTTCCTCTCAACATCCGGATCACGTTGGTTCACTCTGAAATCTGGAAGAAGGGAGATCAAATTTCGGTGATTCCAGATTCAAAAGAGACGTTGAACAATTTTATGGAATACAAGAAGATTATGCTCAAGGATCACTTTTTTGACACTGGATACTTGATGAC AACTCTAAAATTTGATGAAGGTGTCGTAGGAAAAGCATACAAAGGAACAATGTGCTCGTATGATTATTCTGGAGGAATTTATGTG GACCACAACAATGATACGGTCGAAACAGTTGCGACTTTTGCTCACGAACTCGGCCATACATTTGGAATGGATCATGACCCGAATGACAAGGACGTGTGCTACTGTCCAATGCCACGATGCATCATGAATCCCCAATCTGGGCATATGGAAGTTTGGTCAGAATGTAGTGTAAAGAACTTGGCCAGTGGTTTCAATCGTGGTATTGACTTGTGTCTGTTCAACGAGCCCGGCAAGAAGCCAAGCGATGCAAAGTGCGGGAACGGAATCGTCGAGCCAGGCGAGGAGTGTGACTGTGGACCATTGAAGTGTGACAACCATTGCTGTAATGGCAGCACTTGTAAGCTTATCGGAGAAGCTGAATGTGCATCTGGAGACTGTTGTGACTTGAAAACTTGCAAGCCAAAGCCAAGAGCAACTGTGTGCCGAGCAGCAATCGGAATTTGTGATCTGGACGAGTATTGTAACGGAGAAACAAACGATTGTCCGGCagacttttttgttcaaaatgctGCATTGTGTCCAGGAAAGGAAAAT gaGTTCTGTTACGAAGGTGGCTGTGGTAGTCGAAACGATCAATGCGCAAAGTTATGGGGTCCTACTGGGAAAAATGGCGATGAGAACTGCTATCGTAAAAACACTGAAGGAACCTTTCATGGAAACTGCGGAACAAATGCTCACACCAAGGAGATTAAGAAATGTGAAACTGA aaacgcAAAATGCGGTCTGTTGCAGTGTGAAACCCAGGCTGAACGCCCAGTATTTGGAGATCCGGGTTCCGTCACATTTTCGCATAGCACAGTGTACTCCTCGTTGAAGCGTGATGACAAAAAGTTTTGCTACGTATTCAAATCTGCATATGGTGGCTTAAATGCTCCGGATCCGGGTCTTGTTCCAGATGGAGCAATTTGTGGTGAAGAACAG aTGTGCATTGGTCAAAAGTGTCATAAAAAGGAGAAGATCAGCAAAGTGACAGCCCAATGTTTGGACAACTGCAACTTCCGTG GAGTCTGCAACAATGTTGGAAATTGTCACTGTGAGCGGGGTTTTGGTGGAATCGCTTGCGAAATTCCGGGGTATGGAGGATCCGTCAACAGTAACGAAGCGTACAGATTCCGAGG AATTACACTGTCGTCGACATTCTTGGTATTTTTCTGcttgtttggaatttttatcggTGGTCTTTGTGTTTATTACAGAGTTAAACGGAAGCGAAATTTGGTCTCgga ATGGTGGAGTGTTGTCAAGAAGAAGTTTGATTTACACGGAGACCTCGTACCCGTTCGCAAAGCTCCTCCGCCACCCTATGCTCAACGAATTCG CCAAAGCTTCACTGCAATGTGGGGTGAAGATCATTCTCATGTGGCGGTCGCTCAACCGGCTCATCCTCGAAATTGCTACAACTCGTGCTGTCGTCAACCACCACGTTTTGATCCACCGTCAATTCCAATGGTTACTTTGAAGAATCCAAATCTTGCTAGTCCAACGCCATTGCTGAATCCAGCAGAGAAAGAAGAGCAAAATCAAGAAAGAGCAACGCATCAGCATGTGGAACTCTATCCAGTTGCGGAAAGTTTCAGAAGTGATTCGGCG GCTTCCTTCAACACGCGCACTGGATCCTTCCGTCCCAATGTACAACCACCGCCCGTTCCTCGACCGAGTGATGACGTACTGAGTAAACTGAATGAGGACCTGGCAAAggagaaaaatgcgaaatttgaTCGACT AAACAAAACGTTGCCACTGCCACCACCACTACCCAAggaaaaaccgaaaactgCAAGTTCTACGAGCCTGAGAAGAAATGAGAGTATACGACCCGAGCAggcaccaccaccacctccaccagcACATGCT AAACCTACACTCCCTACGAAGCAACCCAAAGTCTCTGAAGATGCAGCTGCAACCGAAGAAAAAGTAGATGTTCGCTCCATGGCTGCTATATTTGatcaaaagctcaaaaaataa